Proteins from a genomic interval of Arthrobacter sp. CAN_C5:
- a CDS encoding S8 family peptidase yields the protein MTVAFRYLLKSVTSLSIAALLLGSLGAAPAAADPEDPLFRMPAIELPPSTVTDRPDRFIVKFTDRAQTSAAAREMAYDSTEVLGSAVEELRTTGDGAVVLEADKDLTEKQVEDVLATLEARPDVEYAEVDQFATPAAVPNDQMYPLQWNLHEAKGGMRVQDAWNSSTGAGVTVAVIDTGSTLHTDLAANTVPGWDFIADPAVSGDGGGRDSDPSDTGDACGSNTSSWHGTHVAGTVAAAGNNTTGIAGVAYKAKVQHIRVMGICGGWTSDIAPGIVWAAGGTIAGIPNNATPAKVINLSLGTDASCGRTYQDAINFAVSRGAVVIAAAGNSARPVANTSPADCQNVVTVGATNRNGDQAPYSSYGPEVDVSAPGGDMSRGIEGGILATFNQGYYRPGTQGYSYLQGTSMATPHVAGAAALMLSANKALTPAQIEENLKKTVRPLPGNCFGGCGTGLVDATAAVKSVATPFSPGTFKDVPSGTQFHKEMSWMATERISTGWTEKDGSKTYRPLTSVNRDAMAAFMYRMANSPAYTPPAKSPFADFSTNQQFYTEMSWLASTGISSGWTENNGTKTYRALTPVNRDAMAAFMYRMAGSPAFAPPAQSPFADVSATQQFYKEMAWLASTGISTGWTENNGTKTYRALTPVNRDAMAAFMFRYSKKF from the coding sequence ATGACCGTTGCTTTCCGTTACCTGCTGAAGTCTGTGACATCTCTGTCCATCGCGGCCTTGCTGCTCGGGTCGCTGGGCGCCGCCCCCGCTGCGGCAGATCCTGAAGATCCGCTTTTCCGGATGCCGGCCATCGAGCTGCCGCCCTCGACCGTAACGGACCGGCCCGACCGGTTCATTGTGAAATTCACCGATCGGGCCCAGACCAGCGCGGCCGCTCGTGAGATGGCCTACGACAGCACAGAAGTTCTGGGGTCCGCCGTCGAGGAGCTGCGGACCACCGGCGATGGGGCCGTCGTACTCGAAGCGGACAAGGACCTCACTGAGAAGCAAGTCGAGGACGTCCTTGCGACTCTCGAAGCGCGCCCCGACGTGGAGTACGCCGAGGTCGACCAGTTCGCCACCCCAGCGGCGGTTCCGAACGACCAGATGTACCCGCTGCAGTGGAACCTACATGAGGCCAAAGGTGGAATGCGCGTCCAAGACGCCTGGAACTCCTCAACCGGAGCTGGCGTCACCGTCGCGGTCATCGACACCGGCAGCACTTTGCACACCGATCTGGCAGCCAACACTGTTCCTGGCTGGGATTTCATCGCCGACCCTGCTGTCAGCGGCGACGGCGGCGGGCGCGACTCAGATCCCAGCGACACCGGTGATGCCTGCGGCAGCAACACCTCGTCTTGGCATGGCACCCACGTTGCCGGAACCGTCGCCGCCGCAGGCAACAACACCACTGGCATTGCCGGGGTCGCCTACAAGGCAAAGGTGCAACACATCCGCGTGATGGGCATCTGCGGTGGCTGGACCTCCGACATCGCCCCGGGCATCGTCTGGGCGGCGGGCGGCACGATCGCCGGGATCCCAAACAACGCGACCCCCGCCAAGGTGATCAACCTGAGCCTGGGCACCGATGCGTCCTGCGGGCGGACCTACCAGGATGCAATTAACTTCGCAGTCAGCCGCGGCGCCGTCGTCATTGCTGCCGCCGGCAACTCCGCCCGGCCAGTCGCCAACACCTCCCCTGCGGATTGCCAGAACGTCGTCACAGTCGGAGCGACAAATCGCAACGGTGACCAGGCACCCTATTCGAGCTATGGGCCCGAAGTTGATGTCAGCGCACCCGGCGGGGACATGAGTCGCGGCATCGAAGGCGGCATCCTGGCCACGTTCAACCAGGGCTACTACCGGCCGGGTACCCAGGGCTACAGCTATCTGCAGGGCACCTCCATGGCCACACCCCATGTGGCCGGTGCAGCTGCGCTCATGCTCTCCGCCAACAAGGCCCTGACCCCGGCGCAGATCGAAGAGAACCTCAAGAAGACGGTCCGGCCGTTGCCGGGCAACTGCTTCGGCGGCTGCGGGACGGGGCTTGTGGATGCCACGGCGGCCGTGAAGTCCGTCGCAACCCCATTCTCGCCAGGAACCTTCAAGGATGTTCCCTCCGGCACTCAGTTCCATAAGGAAATGTCATGGATGGCGACCGAGCGGATCTCCACCGGTTGGACGGAGAAGGACGGCTCGAAAACCTACCGGCCGCTGACCTCCGTCAACCGGGATGCGATGGCAGCGTTCATGTACCGGATGGCGAACAGCCCGGCTTACACTCCCCCGGCCAAGTCACCGTTCGCCGATTTCTCCACGAACCAGCAGTTCTACACGGAAATGTCCTGGCTTGCCTCAACCGGCATCAGCTCCGGCTGGACCGAGAATAACGGCACCAAAACCTACCGCGCCCTGACGCCCGTGAACCGGGATGCAATGGCTGCGTTCATGTACCGGATGGCCGGGAGCCCCGCCTTCGCTCCGCCGGCTCAGTCACCATTCGCCGACGTTTCCGCGACCCAGCAGTTCTACAAAGAGATGGCATGGCTGGCCTCCACCGGAATTAGTACCGGCTGGACCGAGAATAACGGAACCAAGACCTACCGGGCGCTGACCCCGGTAAACCGAGACGCGATGGCCGCGTTCATGTTCCGGTACTCGAAGAAGTTCTAG